A window of the Brassica oleracea var. oleracea cultivar TO1000 chromosome C1, BOL, whole genome shotgun sequence genome harbors these coding sequences:
- the LOC106301116 gene encoding CRIB domain-containing protein RIC5-like isoform X1 produces MHLQVEAASPMKGLLKGLRYIARIFEDDKEPEMQIGKPTDVKHVAHIGWEGPSATTPSWMHDYKSPTAEAKGSSNKKPREKQRNKGRRKASTGTNNSPAESPSRVGGSTRPSRRSTGKQREQSTGSGSESGSGLDLPQQNDQSVGQKQSRQKKSKGTTGGGGGSSIGPAKTKETDRSVRAVIPSVGGLESSTGR; encoded by the exons ATGCATTTGCAAGTTGAAGCTGCCTCACCAATGAAGGGTCTATTAAAAGGATTGAGGTACATTGCTCGCATCTTCG AGGATGATAAGGAACCAGAGATGCAGATTGGAAAACCGACCGATGTGAAACATGTTGCTCATATAGGATGGGAAGGGCCCTCTGCTACGACCCCAAGCTGG ATGCATGATTATAAGTCTCCGACGGCTGAGGCTAAAGGAAGTTCCAACAAGAAACCCAGGGAGAAGCAAAGGAACAAGGGGAGGCGTAAAGCATCCACAGGCACAAATAACTCACCTGCAGAGTCTCCATCAAGGGTAGGAGGTTCAACAAGGCCATCAAGACGTAGCACGGGTAAACAGAGAGAGCAGAGCACGGGTTCAGGGTCGGAGTCAGGTTCAGGGTTAGACTTACCTCAACAGAATGATCAGTCTGTGGGACAGAAACAGTCGAGGCAGAAGAAGTCAAAAGGAACAACAGGAGGAGGAGGAGGATCGTCTATTGGGCCTGCAAAGACAAAAGAAACAGATAGGTCGGTTCGTGCGGTTATTCCTTCTGTGGGAGGTCTTGAAAGTTCTACAGGAAGATGA
- the LOC106301116 gene encoding CRIB domain-containing protein RIC5-like isoform X2, with the protein MQIGKPTDVKHVAHIGWEGPSATTPSWMHDYKSPTAEAKGSSNKKPREKQRNKGRRKASTGTNNSPAESPSRVGGSTRPSRRSTGKQREQSTGSGSESGSGLDLPQQNDQSVGQKQSRQKKSKGTTGGGGGSSIGPAKTKETDRSVRAVIPSVGGLESSTGR; encoded by the exons ATGCAGATTGGAAAACCGACCGATGTGAAACATGTTGCTCATATAGGATGGGAAGGGCCCTCTGCTACGACCCCAAGCTGG ATGCATGATTATAAGTCTCCGACGGCTGAGGCTAAAGGAAGTTCCAACAAGAAACCCAGGGAGAAGCAAAGGAACAAGGGGAGGCGTAAAGCATCCACAGGCACAAATAACTCACCTGCAGAGTCTCCATCAAGGGTAGGAGGTTCAACAAGGCCATCAAGACGTAGCACGGGTAAACAGAGAGAGCAGAGCACGGGTTCAGGGTCGGAGTCAGGTTCAGGGTTAGACTTACCTCAACAGAATGATCAGTCTGTGGGACAGAAACAGTCGAGGCAGAAGAAGTCAAAAGGAACAACAGGAGGAGGAGGAGGATCGTCTATTGGGCCTGCAAAGACAAAAGAAACAGATAGGTCGGTTCGTGCGGTTATTCCTTCTGTGGGAGGTCTTGAAAGTTCTACAGGAAGATGA